Below is a genomic region from Raphanus sativus cultivar WK10039 chromosome 4, ASM80110v3, whole genome shotgun sequence.
GACTTCACTGAGTAAGCCCCCCATCTATTGTGAACCCATTCATACGAGTCATCCTTCCCAAAGGCTGGCTTTTGCTTCAGTATGCGAGCTATATCATCAGGAACAAAGAGCTCTTCCAGTTTACCTCTGTCCCAAGTCTTGGTTTGTGGATTGATAAGATCCCTTACCTTCAGCTCAATGTCAAAGAAAATCTGTTTTCTCAGAGGCGCAATAGGAGCAGAATCGAACAACCACTTATCCATCCACACATAGATAGTATCCCCCGATCCTACATTTCGTCGTAGTCCCTTCACCAGCAACTCCCTTCCAAACAGTACACTCCTCCACGCATATGATGGTCTAGAGCCAATGCTTGCCGTAAGAAAATCCCCTGTAGGATAGTATCTACTACGCATCACTCTTGCACATAAAGAGTCAGGATTCATAAGCAATCTCCACCCTTGTTTTGCCAGCAAGGCTTGATTGAATTTCTCTAAGTCTCTAAATCCTAGACCACCATCCTCCTTATCAAGACACATCCTGTCCCAAGAAACCcaatgcattttatttttcccTTCTTGAGCATTCCACCAAAAATTGGCCATTGCACTAGTAAGGTTTCTACATGTCAACTTAGGCAACTTGAAGACTGACATTGCAAAGACCGGCATAGCCATAGCCACTGATTTCAACAACACTTCCTTGCCTCCAGTAGATAAGAAGAAGGCGTACCAGTTGTGGAACCTCGACGTCATCTGCTCATGAATGTACTGCAGCATAGCAACTTTAGATCCACTAAAACACTCAGGTAGGCCCAAGTATTTCCCAGTCCCTCCTTCATTGTTGATCCCTGTGATATCCTTTATCTTGACTTTCCTTTCCTCCGGTACATTTTTGCCAAAAGTAATGGCAGATTTCGAGAAACTTATCATTTGGCCAGACACCTTTTCATACTCTTTCAGTATCTTGCAGACCACATTACACTCTTCCTCATTCGCCTTCACCAGAAGTAGCGAGTCATCAGCGAAGAATAGATGATGCACCGCTGGACCATTATCTGCAAATTTGATCCCCGTGATTTCTCCTCTCCTCTCAGCCTCATTCAGTTGATGTGTTAACCCTTCCGTACAGAGGTCAAACAGAAAAGGGGACAGAGGATCCCCTTGTCGTAGACCTCTACTTGGCACAACTTTCCTCTGTTCTTCACCATTTATAAGAACCGTGTAGGACACTGACCGGACACAGAACATGATCCAAGCTCTGAATTTTTCATGAAAACCTATTGCCGACATCAGTCCTTCCAGATAAGACCATTCAATACGATCATATGCCTTAGACATATCTGTTTTTATGGCCATATGTTCCTTAGATATCCTCTCATGCGTTCTCAACCCATGCACCATCTCATGCGCAATGATTATATTATCAGAGATCAGTCTCTTCGGAACAAAAGCCGACTGATTTGGTGAGATAATATGTTCTAGTAGAGGTTTAAGCCGTGCCACAAGAATCTTGGCGATGATCTTATACATCACAGAACATAAACTGATAGGTCTCAGGTCCACCATCTTCTCCGGGTTCAAAATCTTTGGGATAAGACAAATCTGAGTGAAGTTCCACTCTGATGGGAATACACCAGAGCTGAAGAAATCTTTGATCTCTTTAGTAATCTCTTGTCCTATGATATGCCAGTACTCCTGAAAGAAACACCCATTCATACCATCACTGCCTGGAGCACTTGATGCCTTGATCATGAAAACAGCTTCTCTGATCTCCTCATCATCCACCTCTTTCAACAACTTGGCATTCATATTTTCAGTTACTCTTGTCTCCATTCCTGTGAAGAAACCCATCACCTCGCTCACTCCCGAAGTTGCGAACAGCTTATCAAAGTACTCAGTGGCAACCTTCCCCATCTGAGGCGTCGACGAGAACTCACTTCCCTCATCATCAATCAGCTTAGTCAACTGATTTCGTTGTCGGCTTGCCTTCACTGAGGCGTGAAAAAAACTTGTGTTATTGTCACCAACTACAAGCCATTTATCTCTGCTCTTTTGCATCCAAaagtcttcctcttctttgaaattttttccTATTTCTTCCTTTAGAAACCTCACATGTTCCCAACAAGGTGCAAAGGAAGAAGTTTCAACCTCTAATTCATGCCTAAACTTTTGCATTCGCTCATTCGAGTTGAGATTATTCTCTCTTTTCCACTTCCCTAGAGCCTTCCTTACTTCTCCTAAACTGCCCAGAATTGACAGATTTTTCTCAGCTCTAGCTTTGATCCACGACATATCGATGGTCTCCATCACTCTGTTCTTACCAACCAGCCTCTTATCAAACCTAAAATCAACCCTTCTTCGTTCCTTCTCATCAAAGAGATTAACCAAGACTGGCCTATGATCTGATCCAAGCCTCTCCATGAAGGTCTGAGAGGATTTATAGAAATTAATCCTCCATTGCTTGTTGCCAAAGCAACGATCAAGCTTACAttgaatgtattttttatatctcACTCCCGCCCATGTGAAACTATCGCCTGATCCTACAATTTCCTTCATATCACAAACCTCTAGCATCTCCACAAAATCCTTAAAAGACTCAGGGCTTCTTGGTGGACCACCAATCTTCTCGCCATTATGAAGGATATCGTTAAAATCTCCAACCATGCCCCAACACTTTTTCCTTCCTGCGCCAAGTCTCATCAGTCTTTCCCATACTTTCCTCTTGCCTATTTGACTAGGCTCTCCGTAGACGAAGGATACATAGAAAACCTGACCTCTGTATCTTATCCTGCAGTCTATGATATTCTTATCAGCAAACTTCACTTCCACTCCTACCTCTGCCTTCCACATTAAAGCTAAACCACCAGACAAGCCAATAGGATTCACAACCATAACTCTATCGTAACCGAGCACTACTTTCAAATCAACCaccatatcttttttttgtttagtttccaTCAAGAAAATAACCTCAGGGAAATATATTTTACGTATCTC
It encodes:
- the LOC108833246 gene encoding uncharacterized protein LOC108833246, whose translation is MVVDLKVVLGYDRVMVVNPIGLSGGLALMWKAEVGVEVKFADKNIIDCRIRYRGQVFYVSFVYGEPSQIGKRKVWERLMRLGAGRKKCWGMVGDFNDILHNGEKIGGPPRSPESFKDFVEMLEVCDMKEIVGSGDSFTWAGVRYKKYIQCKLDRCFGNKQWRINFYKSSQTFMERLGSDHRPVLVNLFDEKERRRVDFRFDKRLVGKNRVMETIDMSWIKARAEKNLSILGSLGEVRKALGKWKRENNLNSNERMQKFRHELEVETSSFAPCWEHVRFLKEEIGKNFKEEEDFWMQKSRDKWLVVGDNNTSFFHASVKASRQRNQLTKLIDDEGSEFSSTPQMGKVATEYFDKLFATSGVSEVMGFFTGMETRVTENMNAKLLKEVDDEEIREAVFMIKASSAPGSDGMNGCFFQEYWHIIGQEITKEIKDFFSSGVFPSEWNFTQICLIPKILNPEKMVDLRPISLCSVMYKIIAKILVARLKPLLEHIISPNQSAFVPKRLISDNIIIAHEMVHGLRTHERISKEHMAIKTDMSKAYDRIEWSYLEGLMSAIGFHEKFRAWIMFCVRSVSYTVLINGEEQRKVVPSRGLRQGDPLSPFLFDLCTEGLTHQLNEAERRGEITGIKFADNGPAVHHLFFADDSLLLVKANEEECNVVCKILKEYEKVSGQMISFSKSAITFGKNVPEERKVKIKDITGINNEGGTGKYLGLPECFSGSKVAMLQYIHEQMTSRFHNWYAFFLSTGGKEVLLKSVAMAMPVFAMSVFKLPKLTCRNLTSAMANFWWNAQEGKNKMHWVSWDRMCLDKEDGGLGFRDLEKFNQALLAKQGWRLLMNPDSLCARVMRSRYYPTGDFLTASIGSRPSYAWRSVLFGRELLVKGLRRNVGSGDTIYVWMDKWLFDSAPIAPLRKQIFFDIELKVRDLINPQTKTWDRGKLEELFVPDDIARILKQKPAFGKDDSYEWVHNRWGAYSVKSGYWLACSLDQSEVRNIARSRPSINAVRSKVWKVKTVPKIKVFMWKALSNALAVSDECLARGMKVDPRCQRCGEVGESINHVLLTCPAARLVWATSGFPFPSNGFEHGGLYANLWYLMKAGEDMRIPSALRRSFPWILWMIWKNKNAFCIEGKEFAAEDTVAKIFEDSKRWFDVLEEASTVEESRNRRLLAGKGWKAPERNIVKCNIGISWAKDTKLAGTS